In a single window of the Dethiosulfovibrio peptidovorans genome:
- the glgC gene encoding glucose-1-phosphate adenylyltransferase (catalyzes the formation of ADP-glucose and diphosphate from ATP and alpha-D-glucose 1-phosphate): MIRGQFGRVLGIVLAGGKGERLMPLTKYRAKPAVHFAAKYRIVDFAISNLVNSGIFSIYVLVQFKSQSLNEHIERAWQFGGALRGRDFFVTLVPAQMWRGEHWFEGTADAVYQNMHLVSLYNADKICVFAADHVYKMDVEQMLTYHADHQADVTVAANVVPASQASQFGCIQTNERGRIIAFVEKPAEPPEIPGRPGFSYVSMGNYVFEREILEGALL; encoded by the coding sequence ATGATCAGAGGACAGTTCGGACGGGTCCTGGGTATTGTTTTGGCTGGCGGGAAGGGTGAGCGTCTCATGCCCTTAACAAAATACCGGGCCAAACCAGCGGTTCATTTCGCCGCAAAATATCGCATCGTGGACTTCGCCATCTCCAACTTGGTCAACAGCGGGATCTTCTCCATCTATGTTCTGGTTCAGTTCAAAAGCCAGTCTCTGAACGAACACATCGAACGGGCATGGCAGTTTGGCGGAGCTCTCCGGGGTCGAGATTTCTTTGTCACCCTGGTCCCAGCTCAGATGTGGCGGGGTGAACACTGGTTTGAGGGAACGGCCGACGCCGTCTATCAAAACATGCACCTTGTGTCCCTGTACAACGCGGATAAAATCTGCGTTTTTGCAGCAGACCACGTCTATAAGATGGACGTGGAACAGATGCTGACCTATCACGCCGACCACCAAGCCGACGTAACAGTGGCAGCCAACGTGGTCCCTGCGTCTCAAGCATCCCAGTTCGGCTGCATCCAAACCAACGAGCGAGGACGCATCATAGCTTTCGTTGAGAAACCAGCAGAACCGCCGGAGATCCCAGGACGACCTGGATTCAGCTACGTGTCCATGGGGAACTACGTCTTCGAACGGGAAATCCTTGAAGGAGCCCTTCT